A single window of Vigna radiata var. radiata cultivar VC1973A chromosome 4, Vradiata_ver6, whole genome shotgun sequence DNA harbors:
- the LOC106758181 gene encoding origin of replication complex subunit 1A: MAATPSKCKLRSQSDAKSSPAVTPSTPQTLHLRRSPRARSLLFDATKSPSSPCEISLTTPKRRNQRISDNVGHDSGEVKVATKKSAKMNGASKEKYRKSSIEASLAPVTPASSEKTSKRKREGEKKDVVTRAKRGKFENEKRSSKLPARRQYYKKVIFDGGEFEVGDDVYVKRREDAASDDEDPEVEVCRMCFMTNNEVLIECDDCLNGFHLKCLRPPLKDVPEGDWICGFCEARRIGKEVHLPKPPVGKKVVRTYREKLLSSDLWAAHIESMWKEVDGNYWCRVRWYTIPEETSVGRQPHNLRRELYRTNEFADIEMESVLRHCFVMTPKEYANASNEGDDVFLCEYEYDINWHSFKRLADIDNERENGEETDSDEDWGLDKESDSDTDEDIGYEEENTKDGLSQPSKGHHLAANLHKGRFFGLQKIGTKRIPQHVRSHKQTDLERAKATLLLASLPKSLPCRNKEMEEITTFIKGAISDNQCLGGCLYIHGVPGTGKTMSVLSVMRSLKAEVDAGNIKPYTFVEINGLKLASPENIYRVIYEALNGHRVSWKKALHLLNERFVEGKKIRDEADRPCILLIDELDLLVTRNQSVLYNILDWPTKPHSKLIVIGIANTMDLPEKLLPRISSRMGIQRLCFGPYNFHQLQEIISSRLNGIDVFEKQAVEFASRKVAAISGDARRALEICRRAAEIADYRMKNLISNPDLVTTGKLLVGMVDVEAAIQEMFQAPHIQMMKSSSRLSKIFLTAMVHELYNTGMGETTFEKLAMRVSCLCISNGETFPGYDTLLQVGCKLGECRIILCEAGSKHKLQKLQLNFPSDDVAFALRDCKDLPWLSKYLM, from the exons ATGGCTGCAACTCCTTCCAAATGCAAATTGCGATCTCAATCTGATGCCAAATCATCGCCGGCTGTAACCCCAAGCACTCCACAAACCCTACATCTGCGCAGATCCCCACGCGCCAGGTCCCTCCTCTTCGATGCTACCAAATCTCCCAGTTCACCTTGTGAAATCTCCCTCACAACTCCCAAACGTAGAAATCAACGAATCAGCGATAATGTCGGGCATGATTCTGGCGAAGTCAAAGTCGCCACTAAAAAATCAGCTAAGATGAACGGTGCATCGAAGGAAAAGTATAGGAAGAGCTCAATTGAAGCTTCTCTCGCTCCGGTGACGCCGGCTTCTTCGGAGAAGACCTCAAAGAGGAAGAGGGAGGGTGAGAAGAAGGATGTGGTTACCAGAGCTAAAAGGGGgaaatttgagaatgaaaaaagGAGTTCAAAATTGCCTGCGAGGCGCCAGTATTacaaaaaagtgatttttgatGGGGGGGAGTTTGAAGTGGGGGATGACGTTTATGTCAAGAGGAGAGAAGATGCTGCTtcggatgatgaagatcccgaGGTTGAGGTGTGTAGGATGTGTTTCATGACAAACAATGAGGTCCTGATTGAGTGTGACGATTGTTTGAATGGGTTTCATTTGAAATGTCTGAGGCCTCCATTGAAGGATGTTCCTGAAGGGGATTGGATATGTGGGTTCTGTGAGGCTCGGAGGATTGGTAAGGAGGTTCACCTTCCAAAGCCTCCGGTGGGTAAGAAAGTGGTTAGAACTTATAGGGAGAAACTTCTTTCCAGTGATTTGTGGGCTGCTCATATAGAAAG CATGTGGAAAGAGGTAGACGGCAACTATTGGTGTCGGGTGCGTTGGTATACAATCCCGGAAGAGACTTCTGTAGGGAGGCAGCCTCATAACCTGAGAAGGGAGCTATACCGAACTAACGAGTTTGCTGACATTGAG ATGGAATCTGTCCTTAGACATTGCTTTGTTATGACCCCTAAAGAATATGCTAACGCCAGCAATGAGGGAGATGATGTTTTCTTATGTGAATATGAGTATGACATCAATTGGCATAGTTTCAAACGTCTTGCTGATATTGACAATGAAAGAGAG AATGGTGAAGAGACTGACAGTGATGAAGACTGGGGCCTTGACAAGGAATCAGATTCTGATACAGATGAAGATATTGGatatgaagaagaaaacacTAAAGATGGACTATCTCAGCCATCAAAAGGCCACCACCTAGCTGCA AATCTTCACAAGGGACGGTTCTTTGGACTTCAGAAGATAGGCACCAAAAGAATTCCACAGCATGTAAGGTCTCACAAACAGACCGATCTTGAGAGAGCAAAGGCTACACTGTTGTTGGCATCACTACCTAAATCTTTACCTTGTAGAAACAA AGAAATGGAGGAGATAACTACATTCATCAAAGGTGCTATTTCTGACAATCAATGTCTGGGAGGTTGCCTCTACATTCATGGAGTTCCCGGAACTGGCAAG ACAATGAGTGTACTATCGGTGATGAGGAGCTTGAAGGCAGAAGTTGATGCTGGAAACATCAAGCCATACACATTTGTGGAGATTAACGGTTTGAAGTTGGCATCACCAGAAAATATTTATCGG GTCATATACGAGGCACTGAATGGACATAGGGTCAGCTGGAAAAAGGCTCTCCACTTGCTGAATGAGAGATTTgtagaaggaaagaaaatcaGAGACGAGGCTGATCGACCATGTATTTTGCTTATTGATGAACTCGATCTTCTAGTAACCAGAAACCAATCG GTTCTGTATAATATTCTTGACTGGCCTACTAAGCCACATTCCAAACTAATAGTCATAG GGATAGCAAATACTATGGATCTTCCAGAGAAATTACTTCCTCGTATATCAAGCAGAATGGGAATTCAGAGGCTTTGCTTTGGCCCATATAATTTTCACCAGCTTCAAGAAATCATCTCAAGTCGCCTAAATGGAATTGATGTATTTGAAAAGCAAGCTGTAGAATTTGCTTCAAGAAAG GTTGCAGCTATCTCAGGAGATGCACGTCGTGCTTTGGAGATATGCAGACGTGCCGCTGAAATTGCAGATTATAGAATGAAGAACTTAATTTCTAATCCTGATCTTGTTACTACAG GAAAGCTACTTGTTGGAATGGTAGATGTTGAAGCAGCCATTCAAGAAATGTTTCAAGCACCTCATATTCAA atgatgaaaagCAGTTCCAGGTTGAGCAAAATTTTCCTGACAGCTATGGTACACGAGCTTTATAATACAGGAATGGGGGAAACCACTTTTGAAAAG TTGGCAATGAGGGTTTCATGCCTATGTATCAGCAACGGAGAAACTTTTCCTGGATACGATACTCTGCTGCAAGTGGG CTGTAAGCTAGGTGAATGCAGGATTATTTTATGTGAAGCAGGCTCCAAGCACAAGTTGCAAAAACTACAGCTTAATTTTCCTAG TGATGATGTGGCCTTTGCGCTGAGAGACTGCAAAGATCTACCTTGGCTGTCAAAGTATCTAATGTAG
- the LOC106758153 gene encoding aldehyde dehydrogenase family 3 member F1, whose protein sequence is MEYSVESLGRDLKNVRKYFGSGKTKEASWRESQLKGLHSFLVEREQEILNALKRDLGKHCVEAFRDEVGTLVKTLNCAIKHLKKWMAGEEAKLPKIALLSSAEIVPEPLGLVLIISSWNFPFGLSLEPLIGAVAAGNTAVLKPSEMSPTCSSLLATVLPTYLDNNAIKVIEGGPEVGELLLQQRWDKIFFTGSARVGRIVMSAAAVHLTPVTLELGGKCPALVDSLTSSWDREVAVKRVSVAKFGACGGQACIAVDYVLVEKSFSSTLVTLMKDCIKKMFGENPQESNTVARIVNEKHFMRLKNLLTDPRVKESVVFGGSMNENDLFIEPTILLDPPLDSAVMAEEIFGPVLPIITLEKIEDSVEFISSRPKPLAIYAFTKNQTLQRRMVSETSSGSLVFNDAILQYIADTLPFGGIGESGFGKYHGKFSFDAFSHPKVVARRSYFTDFWYRFPPWTLNKLQLLEVSYNLDYLGILLVLLGLKKSKRSSF, encoded by the exons ATGGAGTACTCTGTGGAATCTTTGGGAAGAGATCTTAAGAACGTGAGGAAGTACTTCGGGAGTGGAAAAACAAAGGAAGCATCATGGAGAGAATCACAGCTTAAAGGGTTGCACAGTTTTCTAGTTGAAAGAGAGCAAGAAATTTTGAATGCCCTCAAGCGTGATTTGGGGAAGCATTGCGTTGAGGCCTTCAGAGATGAG GTAGGAACGTTGGTGAAGACCTTAAACTGCGCCATAAAGCATTTGAAAAAATGGATGGCGGGGGAAGAG GCTAAATTGCCAAAAATAGCACTGCTTTCGAGTGCTGAGATAGTTCCTGAACCACTTGGTCTTGTTCTCATAATCTCATCATGGAACTTCCCTTTTG GACTGTCCTTGGAGCCACTGATAGGAGCAGTAGCTGCTGGAAACACTGCAGTTCTGAAGCCTTCAGAGATGTCCCCTACTTGCTCTTCTCTTTTAGCCACTGTCCTTCCAACTTACTTGGACAACAATGCCATTAAAGTCATCGAAGGTGGACCAGAAGTGGGAGAGCTACTCTTACAGCAAAGATGGGACAAGATTTTCTTCACAG GAAGTGCGAGGGTGGGAAGAATTGTTATGTCTGCTGCAGCTGTGCATCTTACTCCGGTGACTTTGGAGTTGGGTGGAAAATGTCCGGCACTGGTTGATTCTCTTACTTCTTCATGGGACAGAGAG GTGGCTGTGAAACGAGTTTCGGTGGCAAAATTCGGGGCTTGTGGAGGACAAGCATGCATAGCAGTCGATTATGTTCTTGTAGAGAAGAGTTTCAGTTCTACATTG GTGACATTGATGAAAGATTGTATTAAGAAAATGTttggagaaaatcctcaagagTCGAACACTGTTGCAAGGATAGTTAATGAGAAACATTTCATGAGACTCAAGAATCTTCTCACTGATCCAAGGGTGAAAGAGTCGGTGGTTTTTGGAGGTTCAATGAACGAAAATGACTT ATTTATTGAACCCACAATATTGTTGGATCCCCCGCTTGATTCAGCAGTCATGGCTGAGGAAATCTTTGGCCCGGTGCTTCCAATTATCACT CTGGAGAAGATTGAAGACAGTGTCGAGTTCATAAGCTCAAGGCCTAAACCATTAGCAATTTATGCCTTCACGAAAAACCAAACTCTGCAGAGAAGAATGGTATCTGAAACATCATCCGGAAGTCTTGTTTTCAACGATGCAATTCTACAG TACATAGCGGATACCCTACCATTTGGAGGAATTGGGGAAAGTGGGTTTGGCAAGTACCATGGGAAGTTCTCCTTTGACGCGTTCAGTCACCCTAAGGTTGTGGCCAGAAGAAGTTacttcactgatttttggtacAGATTTCCTCCATGGACTCTTAACAAGCTCCAACTACTTGAGGTGTCTTACAATTTGGATTATCTTGGAATACTTCTAGTTCTGCTTGGCTTAAAGAAGTCAAAACGCTCCTCATTTTAA
- the LOC106758274 gene encoding transcription factor MYB46 — MRKPELCSGKDSKFRKGLWSPEEDEKLINYMLNNGQGCWSDVARNAGLQRCGKSCRLRWINYLRPDLKRGAFSPQEEQLIIHFHSFLGNRWSQIAARLPGRTDNEIKNFWNSTIKKRLKNMSTTTASTSPNSSETSSEPSNKDLNMGGFMPTQHHQHATFVPVFGSSQTQSMQTTVFNTMIERLDHELNMPHVGEYLEGTGPCFSQNEAHNKSSYLDNGVFGSVNIGVEGDMFVPPLENLNTSNNHNLSSTCKRETNSSYFDDINSILNNCNIGISSENKEEVENLFQQDAEWDFEELMKDVSSFPFVDFSF, encoded by the exons ATGAGGAAGCCAGAACTGTGTAGTGGTAAAGACAGCAAGTTTAGAAAGGGATTGTGGTCACcagaagaagatgagaaacTCATCAACTACATGCTCAACAATGGACAAGGTTGTTGGAGCGACGTGGCAAGAAATGCTGGCCTCCAAAGATGTGGCAAAAGTTGTCGGCTACGATGGATCAATTACCTCAGGCCTGATCTTAAGAGAGGTGCATTCTCACCCCAAGAAGAGCAACTCATCATCCACTTCCATTCCTTTCTTGGAAACAG ATGGTCTCAAATAGCGGCGCGTTTGCCTGGGAGAACCGACAATGAGATAAAAAACTTTTGGAATTCAACCATAAAGAAAAGACTCAAGAACATGTCTACGACCACAGCTTCAACCTCACCAAATTCTAGTGAGACCTCGTCTGAACCAAGTAATAAAGACCTCAACATGGGAGGGTTTATGCCTACACAACATCATCAGCATGCAACCTTTGTGCCTGTGTTTGGTTCATCTCAAACACAATCAATGCAAACAACAGTTTTCAACACAATGATCGAAAGGTTGGATCATGAACTAAACATGCCACACGTTGGTGAATACTTGGAAGGCACAGGGCCATGCTTTTCCCAAAATGAAGCTCACAACAAAAGTTCTTATTTAGATAACGGAGTGTTTGGGAGTGTAAATATTGGCGTTGAAGGGGATATGTTTGTTCCTCCCCTTGAGAATCTAAACACCAGCAACAATCATAACCTGAGTAGCACCTGCAAGAGAGAAACTAACAGCAGTTACTTTGATGACATAAATAGTATCCTTAACAACTGCAACATTGGCATATCTAGTGAGAATAAGGAAGAAGTGGAGAATTTGTTTCAGCAAGATGCAGAATGGGACTTTGAGGAGTTGATGAAAGATGTTTCCTCCTTTCCGTTTGTTGATTTTTCATTCTGA
- the LOC106759426 gene encoding protein DETOXIFICATION 42-like isoform X2, with translation MAEKETVYSLGDWRRIPICTFFKDARLVFKADSLGREILSIALPAAMALTADPIASLVDTAFIGQIGPVELAAVGVSIALFNQVSRIAIFPLVSVTTSFVAEEDTLSGASPQIEEGKCLEAGGPVDTETKELLPQKVKEDHKRRHIPSASSALFIGGVLGLIQAIFLISTAKPLLNFMRVTFDSPMLHPAQQYLRLRSLGAPAVLLSLAMQGVFRGFKDTKTPLYATVAGDATNIALDPLFMFVFRLGVSGAAIAHVISQHLISAILLWRLLQQVDLIPPSIKHLQLDRFLKNGFLLLMRVVAVTFCVTLAASLAARQGSTSMAAFQVCLQVWLAVSLLADGLAVAGQAILAGAFANKDFNRASATASRVVQMGLVLGLALAFILGTGLHFGAKIFTKDADVLHLIQIGIPFVAVTQPLNSLAFVFDGVNFGASDFAYSAFSMVVVAILSIICLLILSSAGGFIGIWVALTIYMGLRAFAGFLRIGTGSGPWEFLRSS, from the exons ATGGCTGAGAAAGAGACTGTGTATTCATTAGGTGATTGGAGGAGAATACCAATTTGCACTTTCTTTAAGGATGCAAG ACTGGTTTTCAAAGCAGACAGTCTTGGTCGGGAAATTTTGTCAATTGCATTGCCTGCAGCAATGGCTTTGACTGCTGATCCTATTGCTTCGTTGGTTGACACAGCATTTATTGGCCAAATAG GGCCAGTAGAGCTTGCTGCTGTAGGAGTTTCAATAGCACTCTTCAATCAAGTATCAAGGATTGCAATATTCCCACTTGTCAGTGTCACCACTTCTTTTGTGGCTGAGGAAGATACCCTTAGTGGAGCAAGTCCTCAGATAGAGGAGGGTAAATGCTTGGAAGCTGGTGGACCTGTGGATACTGAAACCAAAGAGTTATTACCACAGAAAG TTAAGGAGGATCACAAGAGAAGGCATATCCCTTCAGCTTCATCGGCATTATTTATCGGTGGTGTCCTTGGCCTCATCCAAGCAATATTTCTTATATCTACGGCAAAACCTTTATTGAACTTCATGCGAGTAACTTTT GACTCTCCTATGCTACACCCTGCACAACAGTATCTGAGATTGAGGTCCCTCGGTGCTCCTGCCGTTCTTCTCTCCTTGGCAATGCAAGGAGTGTTTCGAGGATTTAAAGACACGAAAACACCTTTATATGCCACTG TGGCAGGAGATGCAACTAACATAGCATTGGATCCTTTATTCATGTTTGTATTCCGCTTGGGTGTCAGTGGTGCAGCCATTGCCCACGTTATATCTCA GCACCTAATTTCAGCTATACTCCTATGGAGGTTGTTGCAACAAGTTGACCTTATACCTCCGAGCATAAAACATCTACAATTAGACCGTTTTCTTAAAAATG GTTTTCTATTACTAATGAGAGTAGTCGCTGTAACATTTTGTGTGACATTGGCTGCATCATTAGCTGCACGGCAAGGATCAACGTCCATGGCTGCATTTCAGGTCTGTCTGCAGGTTTGGTTGGCAGTGTCTCTTCTTGCTGATGGTCTGGCAGTTGCAGGGCAG GCTATTCTTGCTGGTGCATTTGCTAATAAGGACTTCAACAGGGCATCGGCAACTGCATCCCGAGTTGTGCAG ATGGGTTTAGTTCTAGGATTGGCACTTGCATTCATTCTTGGAACAGGATTGCACTTTGGTgctaaaatatttacaaaagatGCTGATGTTCTCCACCTCATTCAAATTGGAATCCCG TTTGTGGCTGTCACTCAACCTTTGAATTCTTTAGCATTTGTATTTGATGGTGTCAACTTTGGAGCTTCTGATTTTGCATATTCAGCCTTCTCCATG GTTGTGGTGGCAATTCTAAGCATTATTTGTCTGCTTATTTTGTCATCCGCGGGTGGTTTCATTGGTATTTGGGTTGCTTTGACCATCTATATGGGTCTTAGGGCATTTGCTGGCTTCTTGAG GATTGGAACAGGATCAGGACCGTGGGAGTTCCTAAGGAGCTCATAA
- the LOC106759426 gene encoding protein DETOXIFICATION 42-like isoform X1 yields MAEKETVYSLGDWRRIPICTFFKDARLVFKADSLGREILSIALPAAMALTADPIASLVDTAFIGQIGPVELAAVGVSIALFNQVSRIAIFPLVSVTTSFVAEEDTLSGASPQIEEGKCLEAGGPVDTETKELLPQKVTGRNVHNSDSVGESLNIVKEDHKRRHIPSASSALFIGGVLGLIQAIFLISTAKPLLNFMRVTFDSPMLHPAQQYLRLRSLGAPAVLLSLAMQGVFRGFKDTKTPLYATVAGDATNIALDPLFMFVFRLGVSGAAIAHVISQHLISAILLWRLLQQVDLIPPSIKHLQLDRFLKNGFLLLMRVVAVTFCVTLAASLAARQGSTSMAAFQVCLQVWLAVSLLADGLAVAGQAILAGAFANKDFNRASATASRVVQMGLVLGLALAFILGTGLHFGAKIFTKDADVLHLIQIGIPFVAVTQPLNSLAFVFDGVNFGASDFAYSAFSMVVVAILSIICLLILSSAGGFIGIWVALTIYMGLRAFAGFLRIGTGSGPWEFLRSS; encoded by the exons ATGGCTGAGAAAGAGACTGTGTATTCATTAGGTGATTGGAGGAGAATACCAATTTGCACTTTCTTTAAGGATGCAAG ACTGGTTTTCAAAGCAGACAGTCTTGGTCGGGAAATTTTGTCAATTGCATTGCCTGCAGCAATGGCTTTGACTGCTGATCCTATTGCTTCGTTGGTTGACACAGCATTTATTGGCCAAATAG GGCCAGTAGAGCTTGCTGCTGTAGGAGTTTCAATAGCACTCTTCAATCAAGTATCAAGGATTGCAATATTCCCACTTGTCAGTGTCACCACTTCTTTTGTGGCTGAGGAAGATACCCTTAGTGGAGCAAGTCCTCAGATAGAGGAGGGTAAATGCTTGGAAGCTGGTGGACCTGTGGATACTGAAACCAAAGAGTTATTACCACAGAAAG TTACAGGTAGAAATGTTCACAATTCAGATTCTGTTGGTGAATCTTTGAATATAGTTAAGGAGGATCACAAGAGAAGGCATATCCCTTCAGCTTCATCGGCATTATTTATCGGTGGTGTCCTTGGCCTCATCCAAGCAATATTTCTTATATCTACGGCAAAACCTTTATTGAACTTCATGCGAGTAACTTTT GACTCTCCTATGCTACACCCTGCACAACAGTATCTGAGATTGAGGTCCCTCGGTGCTCCTGCCGTTCTTCTCTCCTTGGCAATGCAAGGAGTGTTTCGAGGATTTAAAGACACGAAAACACCTTTATATGCCACTG TGGCAGGAGATGCAACTAACATAGCATTGGATCCTTTATTCATGTTTGTATTCCGCTTGGGTGTCAGTGGTGCAGCCATTGCCCACGTTATATCTCA GCACCTAATTTCAGCTATACTCCTATGGAGGTTGTTGCAACAAGTTGACCTTATACCTCCGAGCATAAAACATCTACAATTAGACCGTTTTCTTAAAAATG GTTTTCTATTACTAATGAGAGTAGTCGCTGTAACATTTTGTGTGACATTGGCTGCATCATTAGCTGCACGGCAAGGATCAACGTCCATGGCTGCATTTCAGGTCTGTCTGCAGGTTTGGTTGGCAGTGTCTCTTCTTGCTGATGGTCTGGCAGTTGCAGGGCAG GCTATTCTTGCTGGTGCATTTGCTAATAAGGACTTCAACAGGGCATCGGCAACTGCATCCCGAGTTGTGCAG ATGGGTTTAGTTCTAGGATTGGCACTTGCATTCATTCTTGGAACAGGATTGCACTTTGGTgctaaaatatttacaaaagatGCTGATGTTCTCCACCTCATTCAAATTGGAATCCCG TTTGTGGCTGTCACTCAACCTTTGAATTCTTTAGCATTTGTATTTGATGGTGTCAACTTTGGAGCTTCTGATTTTGCATATTCAGCCTTCTCCATG GTTGTGGTGGCAATTCTAAGCATTATTTGTCTGCTTATTTTGTCATCCGCGGGTGGTTTCATTGGTATTTGGGTTGCTTTGACCATCTATATGGGTCTTAGGGCATTTGCTGGCTTCTTGAG GATTGGAACAGGATCAGGACCGTGGGAGTTCCTAAGGAGCTCATAA
- the LOC106758968 gene encoding mitochondrial import inner membrane translocase subunit TIM10-like, which produces MEASMSPAGLDKEQIFGIAEKEMEYRVELFNKITHTCFNKCVDNRYKESELNMGENSCIDRCVSKYWQVTNLIGQLLGSGKPAM; this is translated from the exons ATGGAGGCCAGCATGTCACCGGCTGGTTTAGATAAAGAGCAG ATATTTGGAATAGCTGAAAAGGAGATGGAATATAGGGTCGAACTATTCAACAA GATCACCCACACCTGTTTCAATAAATGTGTCGACAATAG GTACAAGGAATCTGAGCTAAATATGGGTGAAAATAGTTGCATTGACCGCTGCGTTTCAAAATACTGGCAG GTGACTAATTTGATTGGTCAGCTGCTTGGTTCTGGTAAGCCTGCGATGTAA